The Candidatus Binatia bacterium genome contains the following window.
TGTCCGGCAAGACCCTGCGGGAGCAGGGCATTCTCGACGAGATCGTGCCGAAACATTTCTGCGTCAAGGAATCCGTTTTCCCATTCCTGAAGTTCCAGGGTGTGGATACTCTGCTTGGCCCCGAGATGAAGTCGACCGGAGAAGTCATGGGCATCGATCGCGATTTTGCCACCGCTTTCTGGAAAGCTGAGGATGGGGCGAGTTGTTTCCTGCCCCGCAGTGGTCGGGTGTTTCTGAGCGTCCGTGATGAGGACAAGGGTGCTCTGGAGGCGGTTGCCCGCGATTTGATTGGCGCGGGGTTCGAGCTCGTCGGGACCAGTGGTACGGCGAAGTATTTACGCGATTTGGGGATGAAGGCTGAATCGATCAACAAGGTCTTCGAGGGCTCGCCGCATATCGTGGACGCCTTGCGAGCGGGCGAGATTCAGTTTGTCGTGAATACGATTTCCACAGAGCAGTCCGTTCTGGATTCCTTCTCGCTTCGACGTACGGCTTTGGAGACCAAGACTCCATACTTTACGACAATTGCCGGAGCGGGTGCGGCGGCTGAAGGGATGGTGCAGCGAGCCAAGGCCCCGGCGGAAGTCCGCCGGTTGCAGGAGTATCACGCCGAGGACGCGGCTGCGCGGGGGAGCTGATTTGGCCGGGCGGAATCTGCGGGCAGAGTTGACCGAGAACGCCCGGCGGCCATTGGTCTTTCTCCGCGAGGCTGATCCGGGCCAACGCACTCGGATTCGGCTCCCTTTGGATGCATGGCTCGGTTCTCTCGACGAACTGCGGGATTCGGGCCCTTTGGTGGATGAGCTTCGGAAAGCAATCGAGGCTCTTCGGACCGCCAAGGGCGAAGCTGTCGATCCGGTCGTTGACCATTGCCTCAGCCTGTTGGAGGCTTTTGCCCAGCTGCCGGACCCTGGTGGTGAGGGGTCGGACCTGCCTGCCGGCGACATCGTGTCTGCTTCCACCTCCGTACCTGCGACTGAACCCGCATCTCCACCCGCGTCGGCGGCGACGGGGCGGAAGCCCGCATCGAGGGCTACGAAGAAGGCAGGGACGAGCCGATCTGCTCGGGCGACTTCTGCAGGTGGGCGAAAAAAAGTCGACGTGCTCGATCCGGCGGCCCCATGGCAGCAGGTCGCGGCAGCGCCGCTCTCGGCTCTGTCAGGGGTAGGGCCCAAACGCGAGCAGGAGTTGGCCAAATTCGGGCTCGAGCGTTTGGAAGATCTCCTCTACCATCTCCCGTTTCGTTACGAGGATCGTCGTCAGGTGATGACGACTCGCGATCTGCAGGCAGGCGAGATGGCGACTCTTGCGGTGAAGATTCGCCATGTGGACGAGCGCTCCGCGGGTCGTGCCCGACGCCGTATTCTGACGGTCGTGGCCGGCGACGAGAACGGCTCGGTTGAATTGGTCTGGTATAACCAGATCCGTTGGTTCGCCCAGCGGCTCAAGACCGATTCGACGTGGTTGGTCCATGGGAAAGTGGAAGCCGCATACGGTGCCTTTCTGCGCATCGTTCACCCCGAAGCCGAGCTGCTTGAAGATGGTGGGAATGCTCCGGTGGCCGGCGTGGTTCCGGTGTATGAAAAGCCGACAGCCATGCCACGTCAGGCGATGCGACGAGCGGTCCTCGCGGCTGTGGAGGGCTTCGCTGCGCGGATTCCGGATGTGGTCCCGTTGCCGGCGCGGGAAAGACTCGAGCTGCTGCCCATGGCAGAGGCCTTCTCGCAGGTGCATATCCCGGAACTGGATGCGGATTTGACGGCTCTGGCAGAGATGCGTTCCCCAGGACATCGTTCCATCGTTTTTGAGGAGCTCTTTCTGGTGCAACTGGGTCTTCTGCTGCGCAAGGGCGAGGTCAAAGCGACACCGGGGATCGCTTTTGCGCCGAGAGGCGCGCGAGTAGATCAGTTGTTGGCCTCGCTGCCCTTCGCCCTTACGGCTGCGCAGGAGCGCGTTCTATCCGAAATCGAAGCCGATATGGGACGCCCGCAGCCCATGCATCGATTGGTGCAGGGGGATGTGGGCAGTGGCAAGACGATCGTCGCGGTGGTGGCGGCATTGCAGGCAATCGAATCCGGCTACCAAGCTGTGATCATGGCGCCGACCGAGCTTCTGGCGGAGCAGCATTGGAAAACGGTGCAGGATGTGGCGGGCGGGTTGGGCATCGCGCTGGACTTTCTGAGCGGTGAGGTCGGTACGGCCGCGCGTCGTGAGATTTTGCCGCGGCTGGCGGCGGGCGAGCCGGGACTCGTCGTCGGTACGCATGCCCTGATTCAGGATGGCGTGAAGTTTGGCAGGCTCGGTCTGGCGGTGATTGATGAACAGCATCGTTTTGGTGTGATGCAGCGTGCGGTGCTGGGCCGCGAGGACGGCGTGGAGGAAGCGCCGGATATCCTTCTGATGACGGCAACCCCGATTCCCCGCACGATGGCCTTGAGCGTCTATGGTGATCTTGACCTGTCGATCATTGATGAACTGCCTCCGGGGCGAAAGCCGGTCCGGACCGAAATCCTCGCAGCCGACAGGCGGGAGCAGGTTTTTGCGGCGATCCGCGAGGAGGTTTCGGCCGGTCGACAGGCGTATATCGTCTATCCGTTGATCGAGGAATCCGAAAATAGCGACCTGCGTGACGCGACGTCGGGCGCGGACGAGATCCGGGCGAACCTGCCGGAATGCTCGGTCGCCCTGATCCATGGCCGCGTCCCGGCGGCAGAGCGCGAGCGGATCATGCGCGAATTCAAGGAGGGGGCCTACCAGATCCTGGTGGCGACGACGGTGATCGAGGTGGGTATCGATGTAGCGAATGCGACCGTCATGGTGATCGAGCATGCGGAGCGCTTCGGCTTGTCTCAATTACATCAGCTCCGTGGGCGGGTCGGGCGGGGTGCTTCGGCCGCGAGATGTCTACTGGTGGCGGACTGGGCGCAGTCCCGCGAGGCGCGAGAGCGCCTGCGGGTGATGACCGAGACCACCGACGGTCTTCGAATTGCGGAAGCGGATCTCGCGATCCGAGGTCCCGGAGCGATGTTGGGAACGCGCCAATCGGGTGTTCCCGACTTCCGGGTGGCGAATATTCTACGGGATCAGGCGCTTCTGCATGAGGCCCGAGATGTGGCGATGGCCCTGCTGGAGGGCGATCCGGACCTGTCAGCGCCCGAGTCACAAGGGTTGCGTGACGCTCTGGCCGCGCGATGGGCAGGTCGTTTGGGTCTGGCCCGGGTTGGGTGAACCGATTCTCGACGATTGTGCAGGAAAAGCGGGGCGCGACTTGGACGAAAACCCCTTTTCAATGCTAGCCACTAGATATGGAATTTCCGCGGATCAAGCGCCTCCCGCCCTACGTCTTCAACGTCATCGGTGACTTGAAGGTCGACGCCCGGGCTCGGGGGGAGGATATTGTCGATTTCGGGATGGGTAACCCGGACACGCCGACCCCGAAGCATATTGTGGACAAGCTGGTCGAGGCTGCTCAGAACCCCCGGAATCACCGCTATTCGGTGTCGCGCGGGATCTACAAGCTCCGATTGGCGATTTGTGATTGGTACGCGCGTCGCTACGGAGTGTCTCTGGATCCGGATAGCGAGGCGATTGTCACGATCGGTTCCAAAGAAGGGATTGCCCACCTTTCGTTGGCGATGTTGGGCGCGGGCGATGTGGTGCTCGCGCCGACGCCGACTTATCCGATCCATCAGTATTCCGTGATCATCGCCAACGGCGATTTGCGTTCGGTACCACTCGGGCCCGGACAGGATTTCTTTCAAAATCTGCTCGAGGCGACGCGTCAGAGTTGGCCGAAGCCGAAGTTCCTGATTCTGAACTTTCCGCATAATCCCACAACGGAGATTGTCGACCTCGAGTTCTTTGAGCGGATCGTCGAGTTCGCCCGTGCGCACGATATGCTTGTGGTTCACGATTTGGCATATGCGGATATCTGCTTTGACGGCTACACGCCGCCAAGCTTGTTGCAGGTTCCGGGCGCCCGCGAAATCGGTGTGGAATTCTTCTCTCTCTCGAAGAGCTACAGTATGCCGGGTTGGCGAGTGGGTTTCGCCTGCGGCAATCAGGAAATCATTGCGGCTTTGGCGCGGATGAAGAGCTATCTGGATTACGGCATTTTCCAGCCGGTCCAGATCGCAGCGACGGTAGCCTTGAATGGCCCGCAAGATTGTCTCGACGAGATTCGAGATCACTACCGCTCGCGTCGAGATGTCCTCTGTGACGGGCTGACGCGTGCTGGCTGGAATGTGCCACGACCGAAATCGACGATGTTCGTATGGGCAGAAATTCCGGATGAATTCAAAAAAGCGGGCTCGCTGGAATTCTCGAAGTTTCTGCTCGAGGAGGCCAAGGTTGCTGTTTCGCCCGGGATTGGTTTCGGCGAGTATGGCGACGATTTTGTACGCTTTGCCTTGATTGAAAACGAGCATCGAACTCGCCAGGCGATCCGGGGCGTTCGCAAGGCTTTGAATTTGGGAGGAAGTCCTCCCCTGATCACAAAAGAAATGACGGCTGCGGCAACGCAAAAGCCGGGAGGTGAGAACGATGGGCGCTAAAAAAGGACGTGCGGCTTCGCGTGGTCCCGCAAGGCGGCCGGCGCCAGCGACTCGAGCGGGCGTGCGCGTTGGCGTCGTTGGCTGGGGTACGATTGGCTCGGGCGTGATCCGATTTCTGCGTGAGTCGAATGAGCATTTGGCGTCTCGCCTGGGGGCCCCGATCGAATTGGCGCGAGTTGCCGACCTTGATCTGACCCGCAAGCGAGCGGTGCGCGTACCCAAATCGCTTCTGACCAAGGATGCCCGATCGATCCTTAGCGACCCTAAAATCGACGTGGTTGTCGAATTAATGGGCGGTCTTGAGCCTGCTCGGACGTTTGTGCTCGAAGCGATTCGCCATGGCAAGGATGTCGTGACCGCAAACAAGGCTCTTCTCGCTCATCACGGAGCTGAAATCTTTGCCGCGGCCGAAGAGGTCGGCGTCGGCGTCGGTTTCGAAGCCAGCGTCGGTGGCGGGATCCCGATCATCCGGACTCTCCGTGAAGGCATCTCTCCGGACGAACATGAGGCGGTATTCGGCATCGTGAACGGAACCGCGAACTATATTCTCAGCACCATGGCCGCCGACGGCCTGGGCTTTGCCGAGGTGCTCGCCGCGGCTCAGGCCAGCGGTCTGGCCGAAGCGGATCCGACCTACGATGTCGACGGTATCGACTCGGCTCATAAGCTCGCGCTCCTGGCTCAGTTGGCCTTCGGAGTGGCTTTGCCATTGGATGCCATTCATACGGAGGGGATTCGGGACGTGGATCGGGTAGATATGGCTTACGCCAAAGAGCTTGGGTACGTGATCAAGCTTCTGGCGGTGGCCAAGCGGGATGGCAAGGATATCGAGGCCCGCGTTCATCCCACGATGATTCCCGCCACCGACCCTCTGGCTCTTGTCGATGGTGCGTATAATGCGGTTTGCGTGCATTCCCGCGGTCTCGAGAGGACCATGTACTACGGGCAGGGCGCCGGCATGATGCCGACGGCCGCAGCCGTAATCGCCGATGTTCTGGATGTGGCTCGAGATCGTTTGGGTCAGGGTGGGCCTCGTTTGGCACCGCTGGGTTATCCGATCGCGCGCCAGGTCGCCGCGAAGGTTCGACCGATCGGTGCCATCGAAAGCGACTACTACCTGCGGATCATGGTTCGTGATGAGGCGGGTGTCCTCGGGAAAGTGGCCGGCCAACTCGGCCGGTCGGGGATTTCGATCGCGTCGGTCGTGCAACGCGAGCGGGTGGGCCGTGGTGCAGTGCCCGTCGTGATCCGGACGCACGGAACTCGCGAAAAGGATCTGCGAAAATCTCTGGCCCGCGTCGCGGCCTTGCCTGCGGTCAAGGGCAGGCCGGTCGCGATCCGCATCGAGGAGGCTCCGGGCTGATGGATCGTAACCTTGCATTGGAACTGGCGCGCGTGACGGAGGCCGCCTCGCTGGCCGCGGGGCGGTTGATGGGACGCGGTGATCCGATGGCGATCGATCAAGCGGCTACGGCCGCCATGCATCGAGCGTTCGGGGCGATCGAGACCACGGGCAAGATCGTGATTGGCGAGGCCCCTGTCGGGACCGGCGATCCCCTTCATGTCGGAGAATTCGTGGGCGGCGGCGGGGAAGATGCTCCGGTGGCCATGGATGTTGCGCTCGATGCTCTGGAAGGCGTCACTGTCTGCGCGACCGGGGGTGCAAATGCCCTGTCGATCATTCTGGTCGGGATGCCGGGTGAAATTCTGTGCTGCCCGGAAACCTATATGGAGAAGATTGCCTGTGGGCCGGAGGGGAAGGGCGTGGTTTCGCTGGCCCAGTCCCCTACGGAGAACCTCAAGGCACTTGCGGCCGCCAAGGGTGTTTACGTTGAAGATCTCACAGCGGTGATTCTGGATCGCCCACGTCATAGTCGCCTCGTGCACGAGATCCGGGAAGCCGGTGCCCGTGTTCAGTTGCTCGCCGACGGAGATCTGGCCGCCGCTATCGCAACGGCACGTCCGGACTCCGGCGTCGATATCCTGCTCGGAATCGGCGGCGGCCAACAGGGCGTGCTGGCCGCGGGCGCTCTGCAGGGTCTGGGCGGCGTGTTCGAAGGAAGGTTTCGCCCCTTGTCAGGCGACGAGACTGTTCTCCTGAAAGAAGCGGGACTTGAGGAGGCTGATCGGATTTTCCCATCGGAAGCCCTGGTTGGCGAGAACGTGATGTTCGCCGCCACCGGCGTGACGAGCGGGCACCTCTTGTCCGGCGTACAGTTTTTCAAGGGAGGGGCGCGGACCAATTCTGTCGTCGTTCGATCGGCGACGCGTACGACCCGCTGGATCGAGACTCACCATCATTTTGATTTCAAACCGGAGTATTGAACCTTATGTCCGTCGAGATGACCCGTCAGGGTGAAGTTGCTACCGTCACAATCTCACGTCCCCGTGCGCTGAACGCATTGGACGCCGATACGCTTCGGAGCCTTCGTGAGTGCATGCAAAATCTGGCCATGGATCCACCGCGAGTTGTGGTTCTGGATTCTGCCGGAGATCGCGTGTTTGTGGCCGGGGCAGATATTGCGTCGATGTCGACCATGACACCGGAGGAGGCTCGAGAGTTTACCCTGCTCGGCCACGCTGCGTTCGATGCAATTGAGCGCTTGCCTTCAATCGTCCTCGCGGTCGTGCAAGGTGCAGCGCTTGGCGGTGGTTGTGAATTGGCTCTTGCCTGCGATCTGGTGATCGCCAGCGAGAAGGCCCGATTCGGCCAGCCGGAAACCAACCTCGGTCTGATCCCGGGCTTCGGTGGGTGTTCTCGACTGTTGCGCCGTGTTGGTGTCGCCGCGGCGCGCGAGTTGGTCTACACAGGGCGCCTGGTCGATGCGGCAGAGGCGCGCACGCTCGGACTGGTCAATCGTATCGTGGCCCCCGAGTCCTTGCGAGAAGAGGCTGACGCCTGGGCTGCGGAATTGGCGACCCGGCCTCCATTGGCCTGCGCACGTGCCAAGGTTGCCATGGCCGCCGCCGAGACATCCGACGCTCGCTCGGCGCAGGCTGTCGAGGTGGAGGCATTTGCCGGTCTTTTTGGTGCTGCTGATACACGCGAGGGGCTTGAGGCCTTCCTCGAGAAGCGCCCGGCCGAATTCAAGGGTCGGTGAGCTCTTCGACCACACAGGGAGCGGCCTCGCGGCCGTTGCGGATCTTGATCGCGAAACCGGGCCTCGACGGCCATGACCGCGGTGCCAAGATCATCGCCCGTGCGTTGCGCGATGCAGGGATGGAAGTGATCTATTCCGGGTTGCATCAGACCGCCGAAATGATCGCGGAAGCGGCTCTGCAGGAAGATGTCGATGCGGTGGGGCTCTCGCTGCTTTCGGGGGCTCACCTCGCGCAATTCCCCGCAGTCTGCGAGCTTCTCGGAGACAAGGGTGCGAGCGATATCGTGGTATTCGGGGGCGGGATCATTCCCGAAGAGGACTTCCCGATCTTGCAGGATCAGGGCGTAGCGCGCTTGTTTACGCCGGGGACGTCCACGGACGAGATCATCAAATGGGTGCAGGAAAATGTCCGCAGCGACGGTTGAGAAACGCGATCTGGTGATCGTGGGTGCCGGTCCGGCCGGGACCGCGATGGCACTTCGTCTCGCACAGATCGATCCCGCTCTGGCGCAGCGGACACTGGTGCTGGACCGAGCGCAATTCCCTCGTGATAAAACCTGCGCCGGTGGTTTGATTCCACAAACGCTTTCTCTGCTGCGCTCGCTGGGTGTGGGGCTGGAAGTGCCCTATGTACGCGTCGATGAAGCGGTGGTCGAAGCGGGTGGTCCGGCGATTCGGATGCCTGATCAGGGTTGCTGCTTCGTGATTCGTCGATTCGAGTTCGACGCGATGCTCGTCGCCGAGGCGCGAGCTCGCGGGGTGGAAATACGAGAGGGCGCCTCGCTGCGGCAGGCGACCCCGGTCGGGGGTGGTATCCGTTTGGAGACGACCTCGGGGACGATCGATGCGCGCGTCGTCGTCGGTGCGGATGGTTCGGGAAGCCGAGTTCGGCGAGATCTCGTGACGCAGGAAGAAGGCTGGGTTGCGCGGGCGGCGATGGCAGACGTGCCGGTGGAGGGGGACTTGCCGGAATCGTTCCATTTTGATTTTCGCTCGGTCTTGCGCGAAGAACTCGATGGCTACGAGTGGTCCTTCCCCTGTCTGGTGGACGGCCAGCCGCACTGGAATGTCGGGGTCTACTCGATGGCACGTGAGTCGCAAGGCGATGAGATCAAGGCTCTGCTCGAGCGTCGCAAGGCGGGTGTCGAGGCGCGGAATCGTGCCTTCCCCATTCGACTCTACGATCCGAAGGATCCGCTGGTGGCGCCGCACGTCTTGCTGGTCGGCGACGCGGCCGGAATCGACCCTCTATTGGGGGAAGGCATATCGTATTCGCTCGAATACGGCATGCTGGCCGCGGAACACGTAAAGCGCGCCCTCGAGTTGGGCGAATTCGACTTTTCGGGCTATGAACGGGCGGTAAGAGATTCTCATGCGGGGCGAAAGTTGCGCCGGCTCGGTCTGGCCGCCAAAGTCTTCTATGGAGCGCGCCGTCGGACCTGGTTCCGGCTGGCGCGCGTCAGCCGTCGAGCTCAGCGGGCGGGCATGCATTGGTATAATGGAGTGGGTCCCTTGTCGGCCCCCTCAAGCGAAATCAACAACCGGAAGCCGTGAATTTCATCCCAGATACGGCTGATAACACTGATAATTTGGAGGATTGAATGGCAGAGGCAGTCATCGTTTCAGCGACGCGTACCGCAATTGGTTCCATGGGTGGTTCGCTTTCTACAGTTCCCGCCACAAAGTTGGGGGCGGCTGCCGTCCGCGAGGCCGTCGCCCGTGCGGGCATCGACCCGGCCGAAGTCGGCGAAGTTGTCCTCGGTCATGTCCTGCAAGCTGGTCAGGGACTGAACTCGGCCCGCGTGGCCTATCTGGAGGGCGGGGTCCCTCAGGAGGTTCCGGGTTACGCCCTGAACAAGGCTTGTGGTTCGGGCCTGAAGGCCGTTGCAAACGTTGCCTCGGGCATCATGCTCGGTGAGTACGATGCTGGTGTCGCTGGTGGCATGGAGAATATGTCTCTGGCGCCTTACCTGCTGAACAAGGCACGTTACGGCTACCGTCTGGGTCATGACAAGATCTTCGATTCCTTGATCAATGATGGCCTGACCTGTCCGATCACCGATGTGCATATGGGGATTACGGCTGAGAATATCGCTGCCAAATATGATCTCTCGCGCGAGGCGCAGGACGCTTTCGCCGCCGGAAGCCAGCAGAAGGCTGTCGCCGCTCAGGAAGCCGGCAAGTTTGATGCAGAAATTTTTGCTTTCGATGCTCCGGGAAAGAAGCGTGGCGAGACAGTGTCGTTTGCCAAGGATGAATTTCCTCGCGCTGGCACCACCGCCGAGTCTCTCGGGAAATTACGTGCCGCCTTCAAGAAAGATGGCTCGGTGACGGCAGGAAACGCATCGGGGATCAATGATGGTGCGGCCGCGCTGGTTGTGATGAATGCTGATGTGGCCCGCGATCGTGGCTTGCAGCCGTTGGCCCGAATCCGCGGCTGGGCATCTGCCGGTGTGGATCCCTCCATCATGGGTATGGGACCGTGGCCCGCCTGCGAGAAGGCTCTGGACCGAGCCGGCCTCTCCAAGGACGATATCGGACTTTGGGAGTTGAACGAGGCGTTCGCGGCTCAGTCGCTGGGTGTTCTGGCCGAGCTCAAGATCGACGCCGACAAGGTGAACGTGAACGGCGGAGCGATTGCGTTGGGTCACCCGATTGGCTGCAGTGGTGCCCGCGTTTTGGTGACATTGCTCCACGCCATGCAGGATCGAGACGTTGAGCGCGGCATCGCTTCCCTCTGCATCGGCGGTGGGCAGGGCGTTGCCATGATCGTCGAGCGCGGATAATCCATTCCTTTTCCTCCAGCGAGCCGACAGCAGCGTTCTTCGATATCGATGGAACGCTGCTGTCGGTGAACTCGGCGACACTCTACGCGCGTTATCTGCGCAAAAAGGGCATCGGCCGACGTCGGGATCTGGTTCGGGCGGGCTTTTACCTCGCTCTCTATCGGTTGGGTCGGTTGGATATTGCCAAGGCTGCAGAGAGTGCCGGCAGTGGCATCCGCGGCAAGTCCGAGGAGGAGGTCGCAGCCTTTGCCGAGCGCTGGTATCGCGAGGAGATCCGGCAGCATATTGTTCCGCTGATGCGGTCGCGCCTGGAGGAGCATCGCGCCGCCGGGCACTCGATTGCTTTGCTCTCGAGTACGACGAGCTATCTGGCCGAGCCTCTGGGGCGGGATCTGGACGTCGAAGACCTTCTCGTGACTCGGCTCGAGATTCAGGACGGCTGCTTCACCGGGAAGCCGGTACCTCCGATTTGCTACGGAGAGGGGAAGATCGGTTACGCTCGCGAATATCTGGGCGAACGCCAGATTTCCCTCCAGAATGCCTACTTTTATACCGACTCCATCACCGACCTTCCGCTGCTCGAGTTGGTCGGCTTCCCCGAGATTGTGGCGCCGGATCGACTCTTGCGACGAAAAGCTCGAGCGAACGGGTGGCCCATCATTGATCCTTGAGGGTTCTTCTGGGAGATAAGAGAATCCTGCAGATTCCTGGCAGGATTTCTGGAGAGAGATGACAACTGCAGCCCTAGCCACCAACCCCCGCGTACCCCCGCAGAGCCTCGAAGCCGAGGAGGCGGTTCTGGGTGGGATTTTGCTCGACAATCGCGCAATGGATGCGGTCAATGAAATTCTTGTGATCGAGGATTTCTACCGAGAAGCTCATCGCAAGATTTTTCGCGCCCTGTTGGAACTCGATGAAGATCGGGAGCCTGCCGATGTGGTCACGC
Protein-coding sequences here:
- a CDS encoding HAD-IB family hydrolase — encoded protein: MHSFSSSEPTAAFFDIDGTLLSVNSATLYARYLRKKGIGRRRDLVRAGFYLALYRLGRLDIAKAAESAGSGIRGKSEEEVAAFAERWYREEIRQHIVPLMRSRLEEHRAAGHSIALLSSTTSYLAEPLGRDLDVEDLLVTRLEIQDGCFTGKPVPPICYGEGKIGYAREYLGERQISLQNAYFYTDSITDLPLLELVGFPEIVAPDRLLRRKARANGWPIIDP
- a CDS encoding acetyl-CoA C-acetyltransferase, with translation MAEAVIVSATRTAIGSMGGSLSTVPATKLGAAAVREAVARAGIDPAEVGEVVLGHVLQAGQGLNSARVAYLEGGVPQEVPGYALNKACGSGLKAVANVASGIMLGEYDAGVAGGMENMSLAPYLLNKARYGYRLGHDKIFDSLINDGLTCPITDVHMGITAENIAAKYDLSREAQDAFAAGSQQKAVAAQEAGKFDAEIFAFDAPGKKRGETVSFAKDEFPRAGTTAESLGKLRAAFKKDGSVTAGNASGINDGAAALVVMNADVARDRGLQPLARIRGWASAGVDPSIMGMGPWPACEKALDRAGLSKDDIGLWELNEAFAAQSLGVLAELKIDADKVNVNGGAIALGHPIGCSGARVLVTLLHAMQDRDVERGIASLCIGGGQGVAMIVERG
- a CDS encoding cobalamin B12-binding domain-containing protein yields the protein MSSSTTQGAASRPLRILIAKPGLDGHDRGAKIIARALRDAGMEVIYSGLHQTAEMIAEAALQEDVDAVGLSLLSGAHLAQFPAVCELLGDKGASDIVVFGGGIIPEEDFPILQDQGVARLFTPGTSTDEIIKWVQENVRSDG
- a CDS encoding enoyl-CoA hydratase-related protein — translated: MSVEMTRQGEVATVTISRPRALNALDADTLRSLRECMQNLAMDPPRVVVLDSAGDRVFVAGADIASMSTMTPEEAREFTLLGHAAFDAIERLPSIVLAVVQGAALGGGCELALACDLVIASEKARFGQPETNLGLIPGFGGCSRLLRRVGVAAARELVYTGRLVDAAEARTLGLVNRIVAPESLREEADAWAAELATRPPLACARAKVAMAAAETSDARSAQAVEVEAFAGLFGAADTREGLEAFLEKRPAEFKGR
- the recG gene encoding ATP-dependent DNA helicase RecG; amino-acid sequence: MAGRNLRAELTENARRPLVFLREADPGQRTRIRLPLDAWLGSLDELRDSGPLVDELRKAIEALRTAKGEAVDPVVDHCLSLLEAFAQLPDPGGEGSDLPAGDIVSASTSVPATEPASPPASAATGRKPASRATKKAGTSRSARATSAGGRKKVDVLDPAAPWQQVAAAPLSALSGVGPKREQELAKFGLERLEDLLYHLPFRYEDRRQVMTTRDLQAGEMATLAVKIRHVDERSAGRARRRILTVVAGDENGSVELVWYNQIRWFAQRLKTDSTWLVHGKVEAAYGAFLRIVHPEAELLEDGGNAPVAGVVPVYEKPTAMPRQAMRRAVLAAVEGFAARIPDVVPLPARERLELLPMAEAFSQVHIPELDADLTALAEMRSPGHRSIVFEELFLVQLGLLLRKGEVKATPGIAFAPRGARVDQLLASLPFALTAAQERVLSEIEADMGRPQPMHRLVQGDVGSGKTIVAVVAALQAIESGYQAVIMAPTELLAEQHWKTVQDVAGGLGIALDFLSGEVGTAARREILPRLAAGEPGLVVGTHALIQDGVKFGRLGLAVIDEQHRFGVMQRAVLGREDGVEEAPDILLMTATPIPRTMALSVYGDLDLSIIDELPPGRKPVRTEILAADRREQVFAAIREEVSAGRQAYIVYPLIEESENSDLRDATSGADEIRANLPECSVALIHGRVPAAERERIMREFKEGAYQILVATTVIEVGIDVANATVMVIEHAERFGLSQLHQLRGRVGRGASAARCLLVADWAQSREARERLRVMTETTDGLRIAEADLAIRGPGAMLGTRQSGVPDFRVANILRDQALLHEARDVAMALLEGDPDLSAPESQGLRDALAARWAGRLGLARVG
- a CDS encoding NAD(P)/FAD-dependent oxidoreductase; amino-acid sequence: MSAATVEKRDLVIVGAGPAGTAMALRLAQIDPALAQRTLVLDRAQFPRDKTCAGGLIPQTLSLLRSLGVGLEVPYVRVDEAVVEAGGPAIRMPDQGCCFVIRRFEFDAMLVAEARARGVEIREGASLRQATPVGGGIRLETTSGTIDARVVVGADGSGSRVRRDLVTQEEGWVARAAMADVPVEGDLPESFHFDFRSVLREELDGYEWSFPCLVDGQPHWNVGVYSMARESQGDEIKALLERRKAGVEARNRAFPIRLYDPKDPLVAPHVLLVGDAAGIDPLLGEGISYSLEYGMLAAEHVKRALELGEFDFSGYERAVRDSHAGRKLRRLGLAAKVFYGARRRTWFRLARVSRRAQRAGMHWYNGVGPLSAPSSEINNRKP
- the glpX gene encoding class II fructose-bisphosphatase; amino-acid sequence: MDRNLALELARVTEAASLAAGRLMGRGDPMAIDQAATAAMHRAFGAIETTGKIVIGEAPVGTGDPLHVGEFVGGGGEDAPVAMDVALDALEGVTVCATGGANALSIILVGMPGEILCCPETYMEKIACGPEGKGVVSLAQSPTENLKALAAAKGVYVEDLTAVILDRPRHSRLVHEIREAGARVQLLADGDLAAAIATARPDSGVDILLGIGGGQQGVLAAGALQGLGGVFEGRFRPLSGDETVLLKEAGLEEADRIFPSEALVGENVMFAATGVTSGHLLSGVQFFKGGARTNSVVVRSATRTTRWIETHHHFDFKPEY
- a CDS encoding homoserine dehydrogenase, whose product is MGAKKGRAASRGPARRPAPATRAGVRVGVVGWGTIGSGVIRFLRESNEHLASRLGAPIELARVADLDLTRKRAVRVPKSLLTKDARSILSDPKIDVVVELMGGLEPARTFVLEAIRHGKDVVTANKALLAHHGAEIFAAAEEVGVGVGFEASVGGGIPIIRTLREGISPDEHEAVFGIVNGTANYILSTMAADGLGFAEVLAAAQASGLAEADPTYDVDGIDSAHKLALLAQLAFGVALPLDAIHTEGIRDVDRVDMAYAKELGYVIKLLAVAKRDGKDIEARVHPTMIPATDPLALVDGAYNAVCVHSRGLERTMYYGQGAGMMPTAAAVIADVLDVARDRLGQGGPRLAPLGYPIARQVAAKVRPIGAIESDYYLRIMVRDEAGVLGKVAGQLGRSGISIASVVQRERVGRGAVPVVIRTHGTREKDLRKSLARVAALPAVKGRPVAIRIEEAPG
- the alaC gene encoding alanine transaminase, translating into MEFPRIKRLPPYVFNVIGDLKVDARARGEDIVDFGMGNPDTPTPKHIVDKLVEAAQNPRNHRYSVSRGIYKLRLAICDWYARRYGVSLDPDSEAIVTIGSKEGIAHLSLAMLGAGDVVLAPTPTYPIHQYSVIIANGDLRSVPLGPGQDFFQNLLEATRQSWPKPKFLILNFPHNPTTEIVDLEFFERIVEFARAHDMLVVHDLAYADICFDGYTPPSLLQVPGAREIGVEFFSLSKSYSMPGWRVGFACGNQEIIAALARMKSYLDYGIFQPVQIAATVALNGPQDCLDEIRDHYRSRRDVLCDGLTRAGWNVPRPKSTMFVWAEIPDEFKKAGSLEFSKFLLEEAKVAVSPGIGFGEYGDDFVRFALIENEHRTRQAIRGVRKALNLGGSPPLITKEMTAAATQKPGGENDGR